One window of Bacteroides sp. AN502(2024) genomic DNA carries:
- a CDS encoding RNA recognition motif domain-containing protein — protein MNIYVGNLNYRVKEGDLQQVMEDYGAVSSVKIIMDRETGKSKGFAFIEMEDDAAAAKAIAELNGAEYMGRTMVVKEARPRG, from the coding sequence ATGAACATTTATGTTGGAAACCTTAACTACCGTGTTAAGGAAGGAGATCTGCAACAAGTAATGGAAGATTACGGAGCAGTATCATCAGTCAAAATTATTATGGATCGTGAAACCGGTAAATCCAAAGGATTCGCTTTCATCGAAATGGAAGACGATGCTGCAGCTGCAAAAGCGATTGCTGAATTGAACGGAGCTGAATACATGGGTCGTACAATGGTCGTCAAAGAAGCCAGACCCAGAGGTTAA
- a CDS encoding ABC transporter ATP-binding protein gives MIEVKGLYKSFDDKTVLSDINADFENGKTNLIIGQSGSGKTVLMKCIVGLLTPEKGGVLYDGRNLVLMGKKEKKMLRKEMGMIFQSAALFDSMTVFDNVMFPLNMFSNDILRDRAKRAMFCLDRVNLGEAKDKFPGEISGGMQKRVAIARAIALNPQYLFCDEPNSGLDPKTSLVIDDLIHDITQEYNMTTIINTHDMNSVLGIGEKVIYIYEGHKEWEGTKDDIFTSTNERLNNFIFASDLLRKVKDVEVQGMEG, from the coding sequence ATGATTGAGGTTAAAGGACTTTATAAATCATTTGATGATAAGACGGTATTGAGTGATATCAATGCTGACTTTGAAAATGGGAAGACAAACTTGATTATCGGTCAGAGTGGCTCCGGTAAGACGGTGTTGATGAAATGTATTGTAGGATTGCTTACTCCGGAAAAGGGTGGAGTTTTGTATGACGGACGTAACCTTGTTTTGATGGGGAAGAAGGAGAAGAAGATGCTTCGCAAGGAAATGGGAATGATTTTCCAGAGTGCGGCTCTTTTTGACTCTATGACCGTATTTGATAATGTGATGTTTCCACTGAATATGTTTAGCAACGATATCTTGCGTGACCGGGCCAAACGGGCGATGTTCTGTTTGGATCGTGTGAATCTGGGAGAAGCGAAAGATAAGTTTCCGGGAGAAATCAGTGGGGGGATGCAGAAGCGTGTGGCTATTGCGCGTGCGATTGCCTTGAATCCGCAATATCTGTTTTGTGATGAACCGAACTCAGGACTGGATCCGAAAACGTCATTGGTGATTGATGATCTGATCCATGATATTACGCAGGAATATAACATGACGACCATTATCAATACGCATGATATGAACTCTGTATTGGGAATTGGTGAGAAGGTGATTTATATTTATGAGGGACATAAAGAGTGGGAAGGTACAAAAGATGATATCTTTACCTCTACCAATGAGAGACTGAATAACTTTATCTTTGCTTCAGATTTGCTCCGTAAGGTGAAGGACGTGGAAGTGCAAGGAATGGAAGGGTAA
- a CDS encoding MlaE family ABC transporter permease, with product MIKALRTVGRYFMLMGRTFSRPERMRMFFRQYFNELEQLGVNSIGIVLLISFFIGAVITIQIKLNIESPWMPRWTVGYVTREIMLLEFSSSIMCLILAGKVGSNIASELGTMRVTQQIDALEIMGINSANYLILPKITAMVTVIPILVTFSIFAGIIGAFCTCWFAGVMNAVDLEYGLQYMFVEWFIWAGIIKSLFFAFIIASVSAFFGYTVDGGSIAVGKASTDAVVSSSVLILFADLILTKLLMG from the coding sequence ATGATAAAAGCATTGAGAACCGTCGGGAGATATTTCATGCTGATGGGACGGACTTTTTCTCGCCCTGAACGTATGCGTATGTTTTTCCGGCAATACTTTAACGAGTTGGAGCAGCTAGGTGTGAACTCCATCGGTATTGTACTGTTGATTTCCTTTTTCATCGGTGCAGTTATTACCATTCAGATTAAGTTGAATATCGAAAGCCCATGGATGCCTCGTTGGACAGTGGGATATGTGACACGTGAAATTATGCTGCTGGAATTTTCTTCCTCCATCATGTGCTTGATTCTTGCAGGAAAGGTCGGGTCAAATATCGCTTCGGAGTTAGGGACAATGAGGGTGACGCAGCAGATTGATGCACTCGAAATTATGGGTATCAATTCGGCGAATTATCTAATTCTGCCTAAGATAACAGCGATGGTAACTGTTATTCCTATTCTAGTGACATTCAGTATCTTTGCCGGAATCATCGGTGCCTTTTGCACGTGTTGGTTCGCCGGGGTGATGAATGCTGTCGATCTCGAATATGGATTGCAATATATGTTTGTGGAGTGGTTTATCTGGGCCGGTATTATTAAATCCCTCTTTTTTGCGTTTATTATTGCAAGTGTGTCCGCTTTCTTCGGATATACGGTAGATGGCGGTTCGATTGCTGTAGGGAAGGCTTCTACGGATGCCGTAGTATCCAGCAGTGTATTGATTCTGTTTGCAGATTTGATATTAACTAAACTTTTAATGGGATGA
- the lptB gene encoding LPS export ABC transporter ATP-binding protein, which yields MEESKMVLRTEDLVKKYGKRTVVSHVSINVKQGEIVGLLGPNGAGKTTSFYMTVGLITPNEGRIFLDDLEITKYPVYKRAQTGIGYLAQEASVFRQMSVEDNIASVLEMTNKPKEYQKEKLESLIAEFRLQKVRKNKGNQLSGGERRRTEIARCLAIDPKFIMLDEPFAGVDPIAVEDIQQIVWKLKDKNIGILITDHNVQETLSITDRAYLLFEGKILFQGTPEELSENQIVREKYLSNSFVLRRKDFQLEK from the coding sequence ATGGAAGAAAGCAAGATGGTGCTCCGCACGGAAGACCTGGTTAAGAAGTACGGTAAACGAACCGTTGTAAGCCACGTTTCCATCAATGTGAAGCAAGGTGAGATTGTAGGGTTGCTGGGGCCGAACGGTGCCGGTAAGACAACTTCATTCTATATGACTGTAGGGCTGATCACTCCTAACGAAGGCCGCATTTTCCTCGATGACCTGGAAATTACCAAATATCCGGTTTACAAACGTGCGCAAACAGGAATCGGCTACCTTGCACAGGAAGCTTCCGTTTTCCGCCAGATGAGCGTGGAAGATAATATCGCCTCTGTACTGGAAATGACCAACAAGCCTAAAGAATATCAGAAAGAGAAGCTCGAAAGCCTGATTGCAGAGTTCCGCCTGCAAAAGGTACGCAAAAATAAAGGTAACCAGTTGTCGGGAGGTGAGCGCCGCCGTACGGAAATTGCCCGTTGTCTTGCTATCGACCCCAAATTCATTATGCTTGACGAACCTTTTGCCGGTGTTGACCCGATTGCCGTAGAAGATATCCAGCAAATTGTATGGAAATTGAAAGACAAGAATATCGGAATCTTGATTACCGACCACAACGTACAGGAGACACTTAGTATCACAGACCGCGCTTACCTGCTGTTCGAAGGAAAAATTCTTTTCCAAGGGACACCGGAAGAATTATCGGAAAATCAGATTGTGCGTGAAAAATACTTGAGTAACAGCTTCGTGTTACGCCGAAAAGATTTCCAATTGGAAAAATAG
- the der gene encoding ribosome biogenesis GTPase Der: MGNLVAIVGRPNVGKSTLFNRLTKTRQAIVNEEAGTTRDRQYGKSEWLGREFSVVDTGGWVVNSDDVFEEEIRKQVLLAVEEADVILFVVDVMNGVTDLDMQVAAILRRANRPVIMVANKTDNHDLRYNAPEFYKLGLGDPYCISAMTGSGTGDLMDLIVSNFKKESSEILDDDIPRFAVVGRPNAGKSSIVNAFIGEERNIVTEIAGTTRDSIYTRYNKFGFDFYLVDTAGIRKKNKVNEDLEYYSVVRSIRSIEGSDICILMLDATRGIEGQDLNIFSLIQKNQKGLVVVINKWDLVEDKSVKVQKTFEEAVRSRFAPFVDFPIIFASALTKQRILKVLEEARNVYENRTTKIPTARLNEEMLPLIEAYPPPSNKGKYIKIKYITQLPNTQVPSFVFFANLPQYVKEPYKRFLENKMREKWNLTGTPVNIYIRQK, from the coding sequence ATGGGTAATTTAGTTGCAATTGTAGGACGCCCGAATGTGGGCAAGTCTACCTTATTTAACCGTCTGACGAAGACTCGTCAGGCTATTGTGAATGAAGAAGCGGGTACAACCCGTGACCGACAATATGGCAAGTCTGAGTGGCTGGGCCGTGAATTCTCCGTGGTGGACACCGGTGGATGGGTGGTCAATTCGGATGATGTTTTTGAAGAGGAGATCCGTAAGCAAGTGTTATTGGCCGTGGAAGAAGCGGATGTCATTCTGTTTGTAGTGGATGTGATGAATGGAGTGACTGACTTGGATATGCAGGTAGCTGCTATTTTGCGTCGTGCTAATAGGCCGGTGATTATGGTTGCCAATAAAACGGATAATCACGATTTACGATATAACGCTCCCGAATTCTATAAACTGGGATTGGGCGATCCGTATTGCATTTCTGCTATGACAGGAAGTGGTACAGGTGATTTGATGGACTTGATTGTCAGCAATTTCAAGAAAGAATCATCTGAAATTCTGGATGATGATATTCCCCGTTTTGCTGTGGTAGGACGTCCGAATGCCGGAAAGTCTTCCATTGTAAATGCGTTTATCGGCGAGGAACGTAATATTGTGACAGAGATTGCCGGAACTACCCGCGATTCTATCTATACTCGTTACAATAAATTCGGATTTGATTTTTACTTGGTAGATACAGCCGGTATCCGTAAAAAAAACAAGGTAAACGAAGACTTGGAATATTATTCAGTCGTCCGTTCGATTCGTTCCATCGAAGGTTCTGATATTTGTATTCTGATGTTGGATGCTACAAGAGGTATTGAGGGGCAGGACTTGAATATCTTCTCTTTGATTCAGAAGAATCAGAAAGGACTGGTAGTGGTTATAAATAAGTGGGATTTGGTGGAAGATAAATCTGTGAAGGTACAGAAAACGTTTGAGGAAGCTGTTCGCTCGCGTTTTGCTCCGTTTGTTGATTTCCCGATCATCTTTGCTTCTGCATTGACTAAACAACGTATTCTGAAAGTGCTTGAAGAAGCACGTAATGTGTATGAGAACCGGACAACAAAGATCCCGACCGCGCGTTTAAATGAAGAAATGCTTCCATTGATCGAGGCTTATCCGCCTCCTTCAAATAAAGGTAAGTATATCAAAATTAAATATATCACACAGTTGCCGAATACACAGGTGCCTTCATTTGTATTTTTCGCCAACTTACCGCAGTATGTGAAAGAACCATACAAACGTTTCCTCGAAAATAAGATGCGTGAGAAATGGAATCTGACAGGTACTCCGGTTAATATTTATATTCGACAGAAATAA
- the era gene encoding GTPase Era, translating to MHKAGFVNIVGNPNVGKSTLMNVLVGERISIATFKAQTTRHRIMGIYNTDEMQIVFSDTPGVLKPNYKLQESMLNFSTSALTDADILLYVTDVVETPDKNNEFMEKVRQMTVPVLLIINKIDLTDQEKLVKLVEAWKELLPQAEIIPISATSKFNVDYVMKRIKELLPDSPPYFGKDQWTDKPARFFVNEIIREKILLYYDKEIPYSVEVAVEEFKEESRKIFIRAVINVERDSQKGIIIGKQGKALKKVATEARRELERFFGKTIFLETYVKVDKDWRSSDKELRNFGYQLD from the coding sequence ATGCATAAAGCTGGTTTTGTAAATATCGTAGGAAATCCGAATGTAGGAAAATCAACATTGATGAATGTCTTGGTAGGCGAACGTATTTCAATCGCTACCTTCAAAGCGCAGACTACTCGTCACCGGATTATGGGGATCTATAATACGGATGAGATGCAGATTGTCTTTTCTGATACTCCGGGTGTGTTGAAGCCCAATTATAAATTGCAGGAGTCAATGCTGAATTTTTCGACTTCTGCATTGACGGATGCGGATATCTTGCTTTATGTAACGGACGTGGTGGAGACGCCGGATAAGAATAATGAGTTTATGGAAAAGGTGCGTCAGATGACGGTGCCTGTTCTCTTGATTATCAATAAGATCGATCTTACAGATCAGGAAAAACTAGTAAAGCTGGTGGAAGCGTGGAAAGAGCTGCTTCCCCAAGCCGAAATTATTCCGATTTCTGCTACATCGAAGTTTAATGTAGATTATGTGATGAAGCGGATCAAAGAACTGCTGCCCGATTCTCCTCCTTATTTTGGAAAGGATCAGTGGACGGATAAGCCTGCCCGTTTTTTCGTGAATGAGATTATCCGGGAAAAAATTTTACTCTACTACGATAAAGAGATCCCCTACTCGGTGGAGGTTGCCGTGGAAGAGTTTAAGGAAGAGTCGAGGAAGATTTTTATTCGGGCGGTGATAAACGTGGAACGTGATTCGCAGAAAGGAATCATTATCGGTAAACAGGGAAAGGCTTTGAAGAAGGTGGCTACCGAGGCTCGCCGCGAACTGGAACGTTTCTTTGGAAAGACTATTTTCCTAGAAACGTATGTGAAAGTGGATAAGGATTGGCGTAGTTCGGATAAGGAACTCCGTAATTTTGGTTATCAGTTAGATTAA
- a CDS encoding beta-ketoacyl-ACP synthase III — translation MEKINAVITGVGGYVPDYILTNDEISKMVDTNDEWIMTRIGVKERHILNEEGLGSSYMARKAAKQLMKKTGANPDDIDLVVVATTTPDYHFPSTASILCDKLGLRNAFAFDLQAACSGFLYLMETAANFIRSGRYKKIIIVGADKMSSMVNYTDRATCPIFGDGAAAFMVEPTTEDYGIMDSILRTDGKGLPFLHMKAGGSVCPPSYFTVDNKMHYLHQEGRTVFKYAVSNMSDVSAAIAEKNGLTKDNINWIIPHQANIRIIEAVAHRMEVPMDKVLVNIEHYGNTSAATLPLCVWDYEDKLKKGDNIIFTAFGAGFTWGAAYVKWGYDGKKEL, via the coding sequence ATGGAAAAAATAAATGCAGTAATCACAGGAGTCGGCGGGTACGTACCTGATTATATCTTGACTAACGACGAGATATCAAAAATGGTGGATACCAACGACGAATGGATTATGACTCGTATCGGAGTAAAGGAAAGACATATTCTGAATGAGGAAGGATTAGGTAGCTCATATATGGCGCGTAAAGCTGCAAAACAGTTGATGAAGAAGACTGGTGCTAATCCTGACGACATCGATTTAGTGGTTGTTGCTACTACTACTCCTGACTATCACTTCCCTTCTACGGCTTCTATTCTTTGTGATAAACTCGGACTGAGGAATGCTTTTGCCTTCGATTTACAGGCTGCTTGTAGCGGATTCCTGTATTTGATGGAGACAGCTGCTAATTTCATCCGTTCGGGAAGATATAAGAAAATTATCATTGTCGGTGCCGATAAGATGTCGTCAATGGTCAATTATACAGATCGTGCTACATGTCCTATCTTTGGTGACGGTGCTGCTGCTTTTATGGTGGAACCGACGACGGAAGATTATGGAATTATGGATTCGATACTGAGAACAGATGGTAAGGGGTTGCCTTTCCTCCACATGAAAGCAGGTGGTTCGGTTTGTCCTCCGTCTTATTTTACAGTGGACAATAAAATGCACTATTTGCACCAGGAAGGAAGAACAGTATTTAAATATGCTGTATCCAACATGTCGGATGTCTCTGCTGCAATCGCAGAAAAGAATGGTCTGACGAAAGATAATATCAACTGGATTATTCCACATCAGGCGAATATCCGTATTATCGAGGCTGTGGCACACCGTATGGAGGTGCCGATGGATAAAGTATTGGTAAATATTGAACATTACGGTAACACGAGTGCCGCTACACTTCCTCTGTGTGTCTGGGATTATGAAGATAAACTCAAGAAAGGCGATAACATCATTTTCACTGCATTCGGTGCCGGATTTACCTGGGGCGCAGCGTACGTGAAGTGGGGTTATGACGGAAAGAAAGAATTATAA
- the rpmF gene encoding 50S ribosomal protein L32: MAHPKRRQSKTRTAKRRTHDKAVAPTLAICPNCGEWHVYHTVCGACGYYRGKLAIEKEAAV, translated from the coding sequence ATGGCACATCCTAAGAGAAGACAATCAAAAACAAGAACAGCGAAGAGAAGAACTCATGATAAGGCAGTAGCTCCTACATTGGCTATTTGTCCGAATTGCGGTGAATGGCACGTATACCACACTGTATGTGGCGCTTGTGGCTACTACAGGGGTAAGCTTGCTATTGAGAAAGAAGCAGCTGTATAA
- a CDS encoding DUF177 domain-containing protein, with protein MGKFDKYKIDLKGMQTDSAKYEFVLDNLYFAHIDGPEVQKGKVNVTLTVKRSSRAFELSFQTDGMVWVPCDRCLDDMELPISSSDKLIVKFGHEYAEEGDNLIVIPEEEGEINVAWFMYEFIALSIPMKHVHAPGKCNKAVTSKLNKHLKTNANEDSDDTFDTGGDDIVIGEEVEEQIDPRWNELKKILNNN; from the coding sequence TTGGGAAAGTTTGATAAATATAAAATTGACTTGAAAGGAATGCAAACAGACTCAGCTAAGTATGAGTTTGTATTGGATAACCTTTACTTCGCTCACATTGATGGTCCTGAAGTTCAGAAAGGAAAGGTGAATGTTACATTGACTGTGAAAAGATCCTCTCGTGCTTTCGAACTGAGTTTTCAGACTGACGGGATGGTATGGGTACCATGTGACCGTTGTCTGGATGATATGGAGCTACCTATCAGCTCTTCTGATAAACTGATAGTAAAGTTTGGGCATGAATATGCAGAAGAAGGTGACAACCTGATTGTGATTCCCGAGGAAGAAGGGGAAATCAACGTTGCATGGTTCATGTATGAGTTTATTGCACTCTCTATACCCATGAAGCATGTGCATGCTCCCGGTAAGTGTAATAAGGCGGTAACCAGTAAATTGAACAAGCATTTGAAAACAAATGCGAATGAGGATAGCGATGATACTTTCGACACAGGTGGAGATGACATCGTAATCGGGGAAGAAGTGGAGGAACAAATTGATCCTCGCTGGAATGAATTAAAGAAAATATTAAATAATAATTAA
- a CDS encoding helix-turn-helix domain-containing protein produces MEWDDFEVKAAKSDLPKSIWETVSAFSNCSGSWIVLGVKQVGRSFEIVGVDNIEKLEQDFFGTLRSKKFNVPLFATIHRYDIDDDKSIIAFYLPSSETKPVYLGSLENTFIRMGSGDQRSTQQEIMSMIRDQSFGIQSQKSILGTNIDMLNRDTLTDFRGEVRH; encoded by the coding sequence ATAGAATGGGACGATTTCGAGGTCAAGGCTGCGAAATCCGATTTACCGAAGAGTATCTGGGAAACCGTCAGCGCTTTCTCTAATTGCTCTGGTAGTTGGATTGTGCTTGGCGTGAAGCAAGTCGGACGTTCATTTGAGATTGTTGGGGTCGATAACATCGAAAAGCTCGAACAGGATTTTTTCGGCACTCTGCGTTCCAAGAAATTCAATGTTCCTCTTTTTGCTACGATTCATCGCTACGATATCGACGACGACAAGAGTATCATCGCCTTTTATTTGCCATCATCCGAGACAAAACCTGTGTATCTCGGCTCGCTTGAAAACACTTTTATCCGCATGGGTAGTGGTGACCAGAGATCTACACAGCAGGAAATAATGTCGATGATCCGAGATCAGTCATTCGGCATCCAATCGCAAAAATCCATTCTCGGAACTAACATTGACATGCTCAACCGTGATACGCTGACAGACTTTCGTGGCGAAGTGCGTCATTGA
- a CDS encoding flavodoxin — translation MKIVLSMLLSLCLTFTTASCDNDEPELSDTTEIENQGENGGENSDDPKTPSEHKTLIAYYSYTNNVERIVTELRSQINADIVEFEPAQKGLDYAANNYALGTQLLNAIKADPNSASSYPAIDNVDVDLAKYDMVIIACPLWWSQMAAPFQAFLFNYSSQMAGKNIGVIVSSASSGINGVVADAKRLIPEGNFIEPNLWIRSSQTFNAASLISTWLNDIHYNDLTSAVASIAAYINYLLL, via the coding sequence ATGAAAATCGTACTAAGTATGCTGCTCTCCTTATGCCTGACGTTCACAACGGCATCTTGCGACAATGACGAACCAGAACTTTCAGACACTACGGAAATCGAAAATCAGGGTGAAAACGGTGGTGAAAATTCGGATGACCCAAAAACTCCTTCAGAGCACAAAACACTTATTGCATATTACAGCTACACCAATAATGTGGAGCGTATAGTGACTGAACTTCGTTCTCAAATCAACGCTGACATCGTTGAATTTGAACCTGCTCAAAAGGGGCTGGACTATGCCGCCAATAACTACGCCCTTGGAACTCAACTGTTGAATGCAATCAAGGCAGATCCCAACTCGGCTTCCTCATATCCGGCGATTGACAATGTCGATGTTGACTTGGCAAAATACGATATGGTGATAATTGCCTGTCCACTTTGGTGGAGCCAGATGGCAGCTCCGTTCCAGGCATTCCTGTTCAATTACAGTTCGCAGATGGCAGGCAAAAATATTGGTGTTATTGTTTCAAGCGCAAGCAGCGGCATCAACGGAGTTGTGGCTGACGCAAAGCGACTTATTCCTGAAGGTAATTTTATAGAGCCTAATCTGTGGATCCGTTCATCGCAGACTTTCAACGCAGCCTCTCTTATTTCTACTTGGCTCAACGACATACACTATAATGACCTGACATCGGCAGTCGCATCAATCGCTGCTTACATAAACTATCTGCTTTTGTAG
- a CDS encoding cupin domain-containing protein → MKYLLFLLAFSAVILSSCSGNTQQPVEIGAVANDSTTLIFPMGLKASAEKFIGTAYVNELLPKSDSTAYAVADVVFEPGARNNWHTHQVRQTMFVTAGHGWYQERGKKAVPLKKGDVYVIPAGVEHWHGAAADSRFVHLVVTDFQGEECVIWGEPVTDEEYNNL, encoded by the coding sequence GTGAAGTATTTATTATTCCTTTTAGCCTTTTCCGCTGTCATACTTTCATCATGCAGCGGAAATACACAGCAACCTGTCGAGATAGGTGCTGTAGCAAACGATAGCACAACCTTAATCTTTCCCATGGGATTGAAGGCTTCTGCTGAGAAATTTATTGGAACAGCATACGTCAACGAGTTGCTTCCTAAAAGTGACAGCACTGCATACGCCGTTGCCGATGTCGTTTTCGAGCCGGGTGCCCGCAACAACTGGCATACTCACCAAGTACGTCAGACCATGTTCGTAACAGCAGGGCATGGTTGGTATCAGGAACGAGGCAAGAAGGCTGTGCCGTTGAAGAAAGGGGATGTCTATGTAATACCGGCAGGAGTGGAACATTGGCATGGTGCAGCTGCCGACAGCCGCTTTGTTCATCTTGTTGTGACTGATTTTCAAGGCGAAGAGTGCGTAATATGGGGAGAGCCCGTAACTGACGAAGAATACAACAACCTATAA